The following proteins are co-located in the Myxococcus fulvus genome:
- a CDS encoding ABC transporter permease/M1 family aminopeptidase: MSTAARMGTVMRAELLHQVRRPLFVILLVLTFLVVWGLSSGAVTISTGASQVGGAKAWATSEFAVTQNLIYIVFMMQSFFLCVGAGMSVIADDEARVGPLLHSTPLTPREYVWGKFLATLGAYGLGLLALLLFLIFFHHVVPAGDQAEFRGPLSWLNYLRPALFFGVPLLVFFGGTAFALGEGTRRPVLVYFLPVMLLFVCGFFLWDWSPGWLDPRVNRLLQAVDPAGLRWLSETWVKVDRGVAFYNTQRVELDAVFLGGRFALMALGLGSVAWTSRHMTLGLRGAKVPAAGKKPLADLPLATPDARSRETTSLVELKMRVRVPGVLTGLGVVARAELRGLLSQAGLYVFTPLVLLQSVTQALNRIGPFDTRLLTSSGFFAVASLGQLTTLACLMLLFYTVESLEREDATGFSPIHDATAVSTVSVLLGKALANSIVGLVMVMAAGVAGALAQVSQGQVPFSPWPYLLAWGLLVPTFLAWTCFVLAARAVAGGRFGAYGLALAALSLTGYAAARGKLNWAMNWPLWHAVQWSDLGAFEVDRTVLILNRVGVLGLAAFFGALAVRLSGRRAADSVSLLEKLRPKGLAREAWRLAPWALVPVVALVAAAVQVGEGWQGEGAKKRAKDYWQRNLATWLHAPQPHLQDVDLDVDLDPAGRAFRTKGTYTLVNPHDKPLLAFALTGGDHWEDVRWTMDGKDIKPDDRSRLYVFTPEAGLAPGAVVRVGFDFHGTFPKGATKNGGKVSEFILPSGVVLTSFQPSFAPVVGYQEEIGVDPKENEYEPREYPDDFHLGPTPAAYGMSAPFTTRLRVTGPAEYTLNSVGVLESDEVKDGRRVSVWRSDQKVRMFNLVAGRWSVLRGEGTAVFHHPAHVYNVEEMRRGLDAARRYYSEWFHPYPWKELKLSEFPGLATYAQGFATNITFSESIGFLARSTPEANAVLLITAHEAAHQWWGNMLVPGKGPGGAVLSEGMSHYSAMKLMEQVEGPRSRMEMAKRLEERYGEERHVDSERSLLKLDGSRSGDTTVLYDKGGWVFTMLEGLMGREAMHAGLQAFLRESIESTDHPVLQDFIARMRPFAKDAAAYDAFVQQWFREVRVPEYKLSEARVKQDGAGWVSTVTVRNVGEGRMPVEVAAVKGERFPKREDAKTPDVQSPDYRDTRGQVVLGAGESAEVTLRTDYAPERWVVDPDVRVLQLRRVQAVLEP; the protein is encoded by the coding sequence ATGAGCACCGCGGCCCGCATGGGCACGGTGATGCGCGCGGAGCTGCTCCACCAGGTGCGTCGCCCGCTGTTCGTCATCCTGCTCGTCCTCACGTTCCTGGTGGTGTGGGGCCTGTCGTCCGGGGCCGTCACCATCTCGACCGGCGCCAGCCAGGTGGGCGGCGCCAAGGCCTGGGCGACGAGCGAGTTCGCCGTCACGCAGAACCTCATCTACATCGTCTTCATGATGCAGAGCTTCTTCCTCTGCGTCGGCGCGGGCATGAGCGTCATCGCGGACGACGAGGCGCGCGTGGGGCCCCTCCTCCACTCCACGCCGCTGACGCCACGCGAGTACGTGTGGGGCAAGTTCCTCGCGACGCTGGGCGCGTACGGCCTGGGGCTCCTGGCGCTGCTGCTCTTCCTCATCTTCTTCCACCACGTGGTGCCGGCGGGAGACCAGGCGGAGTTCCGGGGCCCGCTGTCGTGGCTCAACTACCTGCGGCCCGCGCTCTTCTTCGGCGTGCCGCTGCTGGTGTTCTTCGGCGGCACCGCGTTCGCGCTGGGCGAGGGCACGCGCCGTCCGGTGCTCGTGTACTTCCTACCGGTGATGCTGCTGTTCGTCTGCGGCTTCTTCCTGTGGGACTGGTCCCCCGGCTGGCTGGACCCGCGCGTGAACCGGCTGCTCCAGGCGGTGGACCCGGCCGGCCTGCGCTGGCTGAGCGAGACGTGGGTGAAGGTGGACCGGGGCGTGGCCTTCTACAACACGCAGCGGGTGGAGCTGGACGCGGTCTTCCTCGGCGGCCGGTTCGCGCTGATGGCGCTGGGGCTGGGCTCTGTGGCGTGGACGTCGCGGCACATGACGCTCGGGCTGCGCGGCGCGAAGGTGCCCGCCGCCGGGAAGAAGCCGCTGGCGGACCTCCCGCTGGCGACGCCCGACGCGCGCTCGCGCGAGACGACGTCCCTGGTCGAGCTGAAGATGCGCGTGCGCGTGCCCGGGGTGCTGACGGGCCTGGGCGTGGTGGCGCGCGCGGAGCTGCGAGGGCTGCTGTCGCAGGCGGGGCTCTACGTCTTCACGCCGCTGGTGCTGCTGCAGTCGGTGACGCAGGCGCTCAATCGCATCGGCCCCTTCGACACGAGGCTCTTGACGTCCTCGGGCTTCTTCGCCGTGGCCTCGCTGGGGCAGCTCACCACGCTCGCGTGCCTGATGCTGCTGTTCTACACGGTGGAGTCGCTGGAGCGGGAGGACGCCACGGGCTTCTCGCCCATCCATGACGCCACGGCGGTGAGCACCGTGTCGGTGCTGCTGGGCAAGGCGCTGGCCAACAGCATCGTGGGCCTGGTGATGGTGATGGCCGCGGGCGTGGCGGGCGCCCTCGCGCAGGTGTCCCAGGGACAGGTGCCGTTCTCCCCGTGGCCGTACCTGCTCGCGTGGGGCCTGCTCGTGCCCACCTTCCTCGCGTGGACGTGCTTCGTGCTCGCGGCGCGCGCGGTGGCGGGCGGGCGCTTCGGCGCGTACGGCCTGGCGCTCGCGGCGCTGAGCCTCACCGGCTACGCGGCGGCGCGGGGCAAGCTCAACTGGGCGATGAACTGGCCGCTGTGGCACGCGGTGCAGTGGTCCGACCTGGGGGCCTTCGAGGTGGACCGGACGGTGCTCATCCTCAACCGCGTGGGCGTGCTGGGGCTGGCGGCCTTCTTCGGGGCGCTGGCGGTGCGGCTGAGCGGACGACGCGCGGCGGACTCGGTGAGCCTGCTGGAGAAGCTGCGTCCCAAGGGGCTCGCGCGCGAGGCGTGGCGGCTGGCGCCCTGGGCCCTGGTGCCCGTGGTGGCGCTGGTGGCGGCGGCGGTGCAGGTGGGCGAGGGCTGGCAGGGGGAAGGCGCGAAGAAGCGCGCCAAGGACTACTGGCAGCGCAACCTGGCCACGTGGCTCCACGCGCCCCAGCCTCACCTCCAGGACGTGGACCTGGACGTGGACCTGGACCCCGCGGGGCGCGCCTTCCGCACGAAGGGCACGTACACGCTGGTGAACCCGCACGACAAGCCGCTGCTGGCCTTCGCGCTCACCGGCGGTGACCACTGGGAGGACGTGCGCTGGACGATGGACGGCAAGGACATCAAGCCGGACGACCGCTCCCGCTTGTATGTCTTCACGCCCGAGGCGGGGCTCGCTCCCGGCGCGGTGGTGCGCGTGGGCTTCGACTTCCACGGGACGTTCCCCAAGGGCGCGACGAAGAACGGCGGCAAGGTGTCCGAGTTCATCCTGCCCTCCGGCGTGGTGCTCACCAGCTTCCAGCCGAGCTTCGCGCCGGTGGTGGGCTACCAGGAGGAGATTGGCGTGGACCCGAAGGAGAACGAGTACGAGCCGCGGGAGTACCCCGATGACTTCCACCTGGGGCCCACGCCGGCCGCGTACGGCATGAGCGCGCCCTTCACCACGCGCCTGCGCGTGACGGGGCCGGCCGAGTACACGCTCAACTCCGTGGGCGTGCTGGAGAGCGACGAGGTGAAGGACGGACGCCGCGTCAGCGTGTGGAGGAGCGATCAGAAGGTGCGCATGTTCAACCTGGTCGCGGGCCGCTGGTCCGTGCTGCGCGGCGAGGGCACCGCCGTCTTCCACCACCCCGCGCACGTCTACAACGTGGAGGAGATGCGCCGAGGGCTGGACGCCGCGCGCCGGTACTACTCCGAATGGTTCCATCCCTATCCGTGGAAGGAGTTGAAGCTGTCGGAGTTCCCCGGGCTCGCCACCTACGCGCAGGGCTTCGCCACCAACATCACGTTCTCGGAGAGCATCGGCTTCCTCGCCCGCAGCACGCCCGAGGCGAACGCCGTGCTGCTGATTACCGCGCACGAGGCCGCGCACCAGTGGTGGGGCAACATGCTCGTCCCCGGCAAGGGCCCGGGCGGCGCGGTGCTGTCGGAGGGCATGTCGCACTACTCGGCGATGAAGCTGATGGAGCAGGTGGAAGGGCCGCGCTCCCGGATGGAGATGGCGAAGCGGCTGGAGGAGCGCTACGGCGAGGAGCGCCACGTGGACTCGGAGCGCTCGCTGCTCAAGCTGGACGGCTCGCGCTCCGGTGACACCACGGTGCTCTATGACAAGGGCGGCTGGGTGTTCACGATGTTGGAGGGGCTCATGGGCCGCGAGGCCATGCACGCGGGGCTCCAGGCCTTCCTGCGTGAGTCCATCGAGTCCACGGACCACCCGGTGCTGCAGGACTTCATCGCGAGGATGCGTCCCTTCGCGAAGGACGCGGCGGCGTATGACGCCTTCGTGCAGCAGTGGTTCCGCGAGGTGCGCGTCCCCGAGTACAAGCTGTCGGAGGCCCGGGTGAAGCAGGACGGCGCAGGGTGGGTGTCCACGGTGACGGTGCGCAACGTGGGCGAGGGCCGCATGCCGGTGGAGGTGGCCGCGGTGAAGGGGGAGCGCTTCCCGAAGCGCGAGGACGCGAAGACGCCCGACGTGCAGTCCCCCGACTACCGCGACACGCGCGGCCAGGTGGTGCTGGGCGCGGGGGAGTCGGCCGAGGTGACGCTGCGCACCGACTACGCACCCGAGAGGTGGGTGGTGGACCCGGACGTGCGCGTGCTCCAGCTGCGCCGCGTGCAGGCCGTGCTGGAGCCGTGA
- a CDS encoding fatty acid desaturase, producing the protein MDTSDTRWGEARWDTGKLVRWSVLHVAALLGGARYLEWSAVAVWAGLTGLTMCLGVSVGIHRGLIHRAFRAPLAVERALGLLGTLAGLGGVIAMSRMHHLRDFHQNQPEADCPEYFGYRDGFPSAMSHALFRTWHAERPTAAAPVEPAVADDAFFLALERWGLWLQVPLALGLYALGGAAWVVWGVFVRLALTQDGFWFVHYVSHVEGEQPYELPGCAEQGRNAGWLAFVSMGESWHNNHHAWPRSARMGLGWRQPDPGWWMVRGLAVLGLVHDVKTPANLPPRPGVKERPAPPRGQGPCPRGAHGVAL; encoded by the coding sequence ATGGACACGAGCGACACACGGTGGGGCGAGGCGCGGTGGGACACAGGGAAGCTCGTCCGGTGGAGCGTCCTCCACGTGGCGGCCCTGCTCGGCGGCGCGCGGTACCTCGAGTGGAGCGCCGTGGCGGTGTGGGCCGGACTCACGGGACTGACGATGTGCCTGGGCGTCTCGGTGGGCATCCACCGCGGCCTCATCCACCGGGCCTTCCGCGCGCCGCTCGCGGTGGAGCGCGCGCTCGGACTGCTGGGCACCCTGGCGGGCCTGGGCGGCGTCATCGCCATGAGCCGCATGCACCACCTGCGCGACTTCCACCAGAACCAGCCGGAGGCGGACTGCCCCGAGTACTTCGGCTACCGCGACGGCTTCCCGAGCGCCATGAGCCACGCCCTCTTCCGCACGTGGCACGCGGAGAGGCCCACCGCCGCGGCCCCGGTGGAGCCCGCGGTGGCGGACGATGCCTTCTTCCTCGCGCTGGAGCGCTGGGGCCTCTGGCTCCAGGTGCCGCTGGCGCTCGGGCTGTACGCGCTCGGCGGTGCCGCGTGGGTGGTGTGGGGCGTGTTCGTGCGGCTGGCGCTCACGCAGGACGGCTTCTGGTTCGTCCACTACGTGAGCCACGTGGAGGGCGAGCAACCCTACGAGCTGCCCGGCTGCGCGGAGCAGGGCCGCAACGCGGGCTGGCTCGCCTTCGTCAGCATGGGTGAGTCGTGGCACAACAACCACCACGCGTGGCCGCGCTCGGCGCGGATGGGCCTGGGCTGGCGACAGCCGGACCCGGGATGGTGGATGGTGCGAGGGCTCGCCGTGCTGGGGCTGGTGCACGACGTGAAGACACCCGCGAACCTCCCGCCGCGCCCCGGCGTGAAGGAGCGCCCCGCGCCCCCACGCGGCCAGGGCCCCTGCCCCCGAGGCGCGCATGGCGTCGCGCTGTAG
- a CDS encoding caspase family protein, with translation MFLCTATTSAAQAENPASAEPSPVRRALVVAYNGSDAPGMPPLRYADDDGVRWAETLRRLGVDVVLLTVPDAETAQAERERLADARLPTLTVLDETVDQLARRNAEDRAAGRTVDFLFVYVGHGRTGESGRAYLTLADGQLDQEGLYSRVVGKLDADYVHLLVDACHAAGVVGSRGGDPLVLRRLRRALEQEQLSGHPRVGAIFAESTEGETHEWSRIRAGVFSHAARSALLGGADVNGDGRVEYSELDAFVAAAIRGVKSPQARLAVRTFPPALSPSRALVGPAPEGPRLDLPPAPRGARISVEDTSGVRLVDAHQAAGEPLTLALPERTAYWLRTPGGEARVRRSDLRSGELPPSSPPEVASRGAAEESLLQGLFALPFGRDFYEGYVASTGVPAVDFSTALSPGEPSGVPRSLGLEAGLTLGAPPLGGRGVARGLALSWRAPGPGLTRFGARATYALAPDAWVDDATLQRMSVLAMAGLGGRGTVAPFAEVGAGWLMTVVDRPGRREGDALGLSARAAAGLRWKTGDFALRGTLGLDWDSVRVDGQRRGRWMPGIELGLER, from the coding sequence ATGTTCCTGTGCACGGCGACGACGAGCGCCGCCCAGGCCGAGAATCCGGCCTCGGCGGAGCCGTCTCCCGTACGGCGCGCACTGGTCGTCGCGTACAACGGCAGCGACGCACCAGGCATGCCGCCGCTGCGCTACGCGGATGACGACGGCGTGCGCTGGGCGGAGACACTGCGCCGGCTCGGCGTGGACGTGGTCCTGCTCACCGTCCCCGACGCGGAGACCGCCCAGGCCGAGCGTGAGCGACTGGCCGATGCCCGCCTCCCCACGCTCACGGTGCTCGATGAGACCGTGGACCAGCTCGCGCGTCGCAACGCCGAGGACCGCGCCGCCGGGCGCACCGTGGACTTCCTCTTCGTCTACGTGGGCCATGGCCGCACCGGTGAGTCGGGCCGCGCCTACCTCACGCTCGCCGACGGACAGCTGGACCAGGAGGGCCTCTACTCACGGGTGGTCGGGAAGCTCGACGCGGACTACGTGCACCTGCTCGTCGACGCGTGCCACGCGGCGGGCGTCGTCGGCAGTCGCGGCGGAGACCCGCTCGTGCTGCGCAGGCTGCGCCGCGCGCTGGAACAGGAACAGCTCTCCGGCCACCCCCGCGTGGGCGCCATCTTCGCCGAGAGCACCGAGGGCGAGACGCACGAGTGGTCCCGCATCCGCGCGGGTGTCTTCAGCCACGCGGCGCGCTCGGCGCTGCTCGGCGGCGCGGACGTCAACGGCGATGGCCGCGTCGAGTACAGCGAGCTCGACGCCTTCGTCGCCGCCGCCATCCGCGGTGTGAAGTCCCCCCAGGCCCGGCTCGCCGTGCGCACCTTCCCTCCCGCCCTCAGCCCCTCGCGCGCCCTCGTCGGTCCCGCTCCGGAAGGCCCTCGCCTCGACCTCCCTCCTGCTCCCCGAGGCGCGCGCATCTCCGTGGAGGACACCTCGGGCGTGCGCCTCGTGGACGCGCACCAGGCGGCGGGAGAGCCCCTGACGCTCGCGCTGCCGGAGCGCACGGCGTACTGGCTGCGCACCCCCGGCGGCGAGGCGCGCGTGCGTCGCTCGGACCTCAGGTCCGGAGAGCTCCCGCCCTCCTCGCCACCCGAGGTCGCCTCGCGCGGCGCCGCCGAGGAGAGCCTCCTCCAGGGCCTCTTCGCCCTGCCCTTCGGCCGCGACTTCTACGAGGGCTATGTCGCCTCCACCGGAGTGCCCGCCGTCGACTTCTCCACCGCCCTCTCTCCTGGCGAACCCTCCGGCGTCCCCCGCTCACTGGGCCTCGAAGCAGGACTCACCCTGGGCGCGCCGCCCCTGGGCGGACGCGGTGTCGCCCGCGGCCTCGCCCTGTCCTGGCGCGCCCCCGGCCCTGGCCTCACCCGCTTCGGCGCGCGCGCCACCTACGCGCTGGCCCCCGACGCCTGGGTGGACGACGCCACGCTCCAGCGCATGTCCGTGCTCGCGATGGCGGGCCTGGGAGGACGCGGCACCGTGGCGCCCTTCGCCGAGGTGGGCGCGGGCTGGCTGATGACCGTGGTGGACCGACCGGGTCGCCGCGAAGGTGACGCCCTGGGCCTCTCCGCGCGCGCCGCCGCGGGCCTCCGCTGGAAGACGGGCGACTTCGCGCTGAGGGGCACCCTGGGGCTGGATTGGGACTCGGTCCGCGTGGACGGACAACGGCGGGGACGGTGGATGCCCGGCATCGAGCTGGGCCTGGAGCGCTGA
- a CDS encoding RNA polymerase sigma factor — MSLLKDDPRLLQAFRRGEPEALARVYRAYSAHVARFLSRTYVSHGPGGLGRVGPLDLEAAHQETFVRAFREQARLAYDGVRPYSTWLNAVAKQAAVDVLRSAGRIAREAVALDDTPMAERLASTSPSPEDRALEGEMRELVRRFLAGLDEGTRRLADLRFVQGLSQERAALLLGWSRQELRTREMKLRRAMTAFLVEEGWLVAQSPDGLPSAAATAAMVALLFPLFVP; from the coding sequence ATGTCGCTGTTGAAGGACGACCCGCGGTTGCTGCAGGCCTTCCGTCGAGGGGAACCGGAGGCGCTCGCGCGCGTCTATCGGGCCTACTCCGCGCACGTGGCGCGGTTCCTGTCGCGCACGTACGTGTCCCACGGGCCCGGGGGACTGGGACGCGTGGGGCCGTTGGATTTGGAGGCCGCGCACCAGGAGACCTTCGTGCGTGCCTTCCGTGAGCAGGCGCGGCTGGCGTACGACGGCGTGCGGCCGTATTCGACGTGGCTCAACGCGGTGGCGAAGCAGGCGGCGGTGGATGTGCTGCGCTCGGCGGGTCGCATCGCGCGCGAGGCGGTGGCGCTGGATGACACGCCGATGGCGGAGCGGCTGGCGAGCACGTCGCCCTCTCCCGAGGACCGGGCGCTCGAGGGGGAGATGCGGGAGCTGGTGAGGCGCTTCCTCGCGGGGCTCGACGAGGGGACGCGGCGGTTGGCGGACCTGCGCTTCGTGCAGGGGTTGTCCCAGGAGCGCGCGGCGCTGCTGTTGGGGTGGTCCCGACAGGAGTTGAGGACGCGCGAGATGAAGCTGCGGCGCGCGATGACGGCGTTCCTCGTGGAGGAGGGCTGGCTCGTGGCCCAGTCGCCCGATGGGCTGCCTTCCGCCGCGGCCACGGCCGCGATGGTGGCGCTGCTCTTCCCCCTCTTCGTGCCCTGA
- a CDS encoding RCC1 domain-containing protein yields the protein MKRRVAPILLLLTALTGACLDPIRSAPTDGCLEDTEVCPEPDSEPRGVATKVTVGRQHACALVEGGGVRCWGGTGLVGDGTRALRASAVAVKGLSTGVLGVSAGADHTCAVLEGGTVRCWGDNASGQLGQASLSSSLEPLDVGGVGSNVLTVASGEAHTCALHAGGQVTCWGDNSRLQLGSSEVSERSYTPVEVRGLPANLTVLAAGAYHTCAATTAGEAWCWGDNAYGALGDGLAGVGLKSPPVRARSLALPVRALTAGKGHTCARVGDGAVECWGFNASGALGDDTALDSTVPVRPVGLTADMRQVRAGTDFTCALSAEGRVRCWGLNEAGQLGDGTRVHRAAPVDVSGLANEVMDLGTGVTSTCTVLRDGRVQCWGANAAGQLGDGTQTERAGPVEVQGLEAP from the coding sequence ATGAAGCGCCGCGTCGCGCCCATCCTGCTGCTCCTCACCGCGCTGACGGGCGCGTGCCTGGACCCCATCCGGAGCGCTCCGACGGACGGGTGCTTGGAGGACACCGAGGTGTGTCCGGAACCGGACTCCGAGCCGAGGGGCGTGGCGACCAAAGTGACGGTGGGACGGCAGCACGCGTGCGCGCTGGTGGAGGGCGGCGGCGTGCGGTGCTGGGGCGGCACGGGGCTGGTGGGAGACGGCACGCGCGCGCTGCGGGCCTCGGCCGTGGCGGTGAAGGGCCTGTCCACGGGAGTGCTCGGTGTCTCCGCGGGCGCGGACCACACCTGCGCGGTGCTGGAGGGCGGCACCGTGCGCTGCTGGGGGGACAACGCGTCGGGGCAGCTGGGGCAGGCCTCGCTGTCGTCCTCGCTGGAGCCCCTGGATGTCGGCGGCGTGGGCTCCAACGTGCTGACGGTCGCCTCGGGTGAGGCGCACACCTGCGCGCTGCACGCGGGGGGACAGGTGACGTGCTGGGGCGACAACTCTCGACTCCAGTTGGGCTCGTCGGAGGTGAGCGAGCGGAGCTACACGCCCGTCGAGGTGCGGGGCCTGCCCGCGAACCTCACGGTGCTGGCGGCGGGCGCGTACCACACCTGCGCGGCCACCACGGCGGGCGAGGCGTGGTGCTGGGGCGACAACGCCTACGGCGCGCTCGGTGATGGGCTCGCGGGCGTGGGGCTGAAGTCGCCTCCCGTCCGGGCGCGGAGCCTGGCCCTGCCCGTGAGGGCGCTGACGGCGGGCAAGGGACATACCTGCGCGCGCGTGGGCGACGGGGCGGTGGAGTGCTGGGGCTTCAATGCCTCCGGAGCGCTGGGGGATGACACCGCGCTCGACAGCACGGTGCCGGTGCGCCCGGTGGGGCTGACGGCGGACATGCGTCAGGTGCGCGCGGGCACGGACTTCACCTGCGCGCTGAGCGCCGAGGGACGGGTGCGCTGCTGGGGCCTGAACGAGGCCGGGCAACTCGGCGACGGGACGCGGGTGCATCGCGCGGCGCCGGTGGACGTATCGGGCCTGGCGAACGAGGTGATGGACCTGGGCACGGGTGTGACGAGCACGTGCACGGTGCTGAGGGACGGGCGTGTGCAGTGCTGGGGCGCCAACGCCGCCGGGCAGCTGGGTGACGGGACGCAGACGGAGCGCGCCGGGCCCGTCGAGGTCCAGGGGCTCGAGGCCCCTTGA
- a CDS encoding DUF4397 domain-containing protein, with product MKRNAWNRRGITLALAATLSALVGCGDDDETPPDPTPSTQAKLRVVHASPDAPAVDIYAEGNSTPLFTNVRYGDTTSYATVPTGTYNVQVRAAGSAATSAPVYSTGPLTLTKDQSVSAVAAGLLTATDSASGFRVLPLTEGFGAPAEGRARVRIVHAGGDAPTVALDVGDDGSSEITSLARFQDTGAAGVELPSGQSLQVGVRTTANQKVTSFTVPALPSRGEVFVIATGKLSEKAHAPAGFGLLAAGVGLVRQNPVVYALHASPDAPSVDVFVGNAELVDDLTFGELSAPIQVPPGSYTLDFFANASGSTRPSGAPAASRPTPALVAGERYLVLASGFLSPAADDPADSTFELLAFTEGFTRDTDSLRLRVVHASPDAPVVDVSPVESGVVPASAAFDDIPYRLATSVEGRELPGAQLLVGVAAASSANRSPVARFLLDTNAFLGRGVFAVAAGALSRSTPSEAAFRLVLVDTSTPTWSALNVHPEP from the coding sequence ATGAAGAGGAACGCCTGGAATCGCCGTGGCATCACCCTGGCGCTGGCCGCCACGCTGTCCGCGCTCGTCGGCTGCGGAGACGACGACGAGACGCCGCCCGACCCGACGCCGTCCACCCAGGCGAAGCTGCGCGTCGTGCACGCGTCGCCGGACGCGCCCGCCGTGGACATCTACGCGGAGGGCAACTCCACGCCACTGTTCACCAACGTGCGTTACGGCGACACCACGTCCTACGCCACGGTGCCGACGGGGACGTACAACGTGCAGGTGCGCGCGGCGGGCTCGGCGGCCACGTCCGCGCCCGTCTACTCCACCGGTCCGCTGACGCTGACGAAGGACCAGAGCGTGAGCGCGGTGGCCGCGGGCCTGCTCACCGCCACCGACAGCGCGAGCGGCTTCCGCGTGCTGCCCCTCACCGAGGGCTTCGGCGCGCCCGCGGAGGGCCGTGCGCGCGTGCGAATCGTCCACGCGGGCGGGGACGCGCCCACCGTCGCGCTGGACGTGGGTGACGACGGCAGCTCCGAAATCACCAGCCTGGCGCGCTTCCAGGACACGGGGGCCGCGGGCGTGGAGCTGCCCTCCGGACAGTCGCTCCAGGTGGGCGTGCGCACGACCGCCAACCAGAAGGTGACGTCCTTCACCGTGCCCGCCCTGCCCTCGCGCGGCGAGGTGTTCGTCATCGCCACGGGCAAGCTGTCCGAGAAGGCGCATGCCCCCGCGGGCTTCGGGCTGCTCGCCGCGGGCGTCGGACTGGTCCGTCAGAACCCCGTCGTCTACGCGCTGCATGCCTCGCCGGACGCGCCCTCCGTGGACGTCTTCGTCGGCAACGCGGAGCTGGTGGATGACCTGACCTTCGGCGAGCTGTCCGCGCCCATCCAGGTGCCGCCGGGCAGCTACACCCTGGACTTCTTCGCCAACGCCTCCGGGAGCACGCGCCCCTCGGGCGCCCCCGCCGCCAGCCGGCCCACGCCCGCGCTGGTCGCCGGTGAGCGCTACCTCGTGCTCGCCTCCGGCTTCCTGAGCCCCGCGGCGGACGACCCGGCGGACTCCACCTTCGAGCTGCTCGCCTTCACCGAGGGCTTCACGCGCGACACCGACAGCCTGCGGCTGCGCGTGGTGCACGCCTCGCCGGACGCGCCCGTGGTGGACGTGTCGCCGGTGGAGAGCGGCGTCGTCCCGGCGAGCGCCGCGTTCGATGACATCCCCTACCGGCTGGCCACCTCGGTGGAGGGTCGGGAGCTGCCCGGCGCCCAGCTGCTGGTGGGCGTGGCGGCGGCCAGCTCGGCCAACCGCTCGCCGGTGGCGCGGTTCCTGTTGGACACCAACGCCTTCCTCGGCCGGGGCGTCTTCGCGGTGGCCGCGGGCGCGCTGTCGCGCTCGACGCCGAGTGAGGCGGCCTTCCGGCTGGTGCTGGTGGACACCAGCACCCCGACCTGGAGCGCCCTCAACGTGCACCCCGAGCCGTAA